From the genome of Bacillota bacterium:
GTTGCGGTGTTGAGAGTTGCTCCTGCGAGACCGGTCGCCGCGCCGAGGGTATCTTTGGCGAGTCCGGTCGCAGTGTTCAGGGTTCCTCCTGCGAGGCCTGTTACTGCATTAAGGGTTTCCGGTACAAGTTTCACGACATCCCCGGTAAGGGAACTGCTTGTATTCCCGGCCAGGTCAACATTTAAAGGAGTGCTTTGCAAAACCTGCGCGGGAACACTCACGGCAGTTTCAACCGCAGTGCCAACCACGCCGCCGGCGGTCTCGGTTACAGTTCCCAGAAGTCCACCTAACAGATCATTAGCAGCCCAGGCGAAGCTTTGCAGAGCAAGCACAAAGCAGATTACAAGCCCAAGTACGAGAATCTTTTTCATTACGAAGCTGTACCTCCTTAGGTTTAAAAATTTAGAAACCATCATAAATCCTCTTTGACATTTTTTATATCCCTTCGGTTTAGTTTCCCGCCCTCCTTTCGCGCTATTTTTTTTTAAGCGTACCTGATTTGGCTGCGTCATACATAGGTTTCGCATCAAGGCAAGATTTTGTTGGGGTAGTTGTTTTCAGGAAAAGGAGTTAGGTTAATTAATGCCGAATTAGGGAAAAAGGTGGGAGGGGGCAGGCGCTGATGGCGGGTCAACTTACTCTTTTTAGCTTGTCAACATCCAGAGAAAGGATAGGTCAAACGAATACCTATGTCAGGCAGGGCATAAAAGATGGGAACTAGGGAGTCCGAATTGCTCTCTTCCGTCAGAAAGGCCCAGGAGGGCGATGAAGAAGCGCGGAACTTGCTGATTCAAGCTTATACGCCCTTTATTTTAAAAATTGCGGCGGCTACCTGTGGCCGTTATTTAAAAGTCGGCGAGGATGACGAAGCGAGCATCGCCATGATCGCTTTTAACGAGGCAATTAATAACTATGATCAGGAGCGTAATGTTTCTTTTCTTTCCTTTTCCGAAATCTTGATTAAGCGGCGCTTAATCGACCATTACCGGAAAGAAAACAAGGGAAGCAAAGTAATCCCTCTCTCCAGTCTCGAGGACCGGGAGGGGGAAGGCGATATCGGGTTCGTAACCCTTGCCCAGCGCCAGGCGGCCCAGTTGTTTCAGGAACAGCGTGAAGCTTCGGAGCGGCGGGCTGAAATCCTCCAGTTCACGCAAATCCTCAAGGAATTCGGAATTTCTTTTAGGGAACTGGTCCAAATTTCGCCCCGCCATGAGGATGCCCGCGTGCGGGCCATCGAAGTGGCGTTTGTGGTTGCAGGGTGTCGTGAATACCGGAATCATTTATTAACCAAAAAGGAACTCCCTCTGAAAAAGTTAGAAAAGCACGTAAAAGTAAGCCGCCGTACCCTCGAGCGGCAGCGGAAATATATAATTGCTGTAGCATTGATTTTAATTTACGATCTTGCCTATCTCAAGGAATATCTTGCAAAGCCTTCCGGGATGGGGGGTGGAAATGATGAATGAACTTCAAAAAGGTGTTGTTCTGGAGGTTGAAGGGAATTACGTTTATCTTTTAGCGGCAGGCGGACACTTTTACAGGATGCGGTGGAAGGGCACCCTGCCCGAGGTAGGAGAAGAAGTGTGCGTCAGGCTCCCTTCAAGGCTTGTGCCGTTCGTGTCTTTGGCCCGCGGCGCCCTCGTCGCGTGCCTCGCCCTCTTTCTCCTGGTCTGTTCCACTGCCTTTGGGTACCGGAATGCCCCGCGTGTTGCGGCCTGCGTCAGCCTCGATATTAACCCCAGCGTCGAGGTAATGCTTAACACCAGGAACCGGGTTGTGCAAGCAACTCCGCTTAATCAGGCGGGTGCTGCCGTCTTAAAAAGGGTGCGCCTCTTAGGCCAATCCGGGGAACAGGCGGTAAGGATCTTTACCGCAGAGGCTGCCCGGGAAGGGTTTTTGCGAGAGGGGCGGGCGAATGTGGTCCTGATTACCGTGACTCCCTTCAGGACGAAAGTAAAGCCGGGTTTGGAAGGAAAGCTGGCCCAGGAGGTTAACAACGTCCTGAGGCAGGGTCGTTTGCAGGGTGAAGTGAAGGGAATTGAAACAACACCCAGAATCCGTGATAAAGCCTACGAGCTGGGCCTCTCACCGGGGAAATATGCTGTTTTAGTAGAGTCGCTTAATTCAGGTTTAAAGGTGACGCCGAAGGCCTTACGAGAGGAAAGCATTCCTGATATCCTGGAGCAGGCAGGAGGAAATGTTTCAAGTATCCTGAACAGCCTTTCGGGGAATAAGCTTTTGGAGGAAAAGGTCAACCGCTTAGAAACTCAGGCGCGGCAGCAAACGACAGTACAGACCGGGCAGGGTCCCCTCAACGGGTTGTTGGATGCCGTGTTGGGGCCCGGTCTCCTTTCTGGAACGAAGAATTCACACCAACCGTTAAATAGCTTAACGGAGACTGTAGATAAGCTGACTTCTACCCTCATCGGCCCCCCGGTAGAGACGACGGCTGATAGCAAGCTCCAGGAGCGAGGGGTTGAACTTCCGCCGGAAGGGACCCTGCGCCCGGTTGAAGATAAGCTGATTAAACCCCTGGCGGAAAACGTTCTTGAACCGTTAGGGGGGTTGCTGGGAACTTTGCTTGGATCGAAGGAAAGTGACAATTGACAGTGGCGCCTTTCAGGCGCCTCTTTTTCCGGCAATGTAGCGGACAAGCCCGTGGATGTTGAGCTCAAGGGAAAGCTTTATTTCTGCGGTTATTTTACCTAAAACTTCCTGGGGGATTTCCAGCACATCCCGGAGGAGCCAGTTGTAAAGGTGGGTGCAGGCGGTTGTTTCGTCTGCCCCCTCTTTTATGAGGTTTTCCGCAAGCTCGAGGGCTCTTCCCACGACGTTCCGGTATTTTGCCAGGAGACGCCCTGTTTCCGGGGATGCTCCGAAGTGGGAATAGTAGAACCATTTTGGCCGGAGAGCGGCCAGCTTATCCGCGCTGCGCAGCGCTTCTTGCGGCTCAAAGCGCGGGGGTACCATCGCGGGGAGGAAGATTTCGTATTTTTGATGATCCCGCACGTGGTCGATTTTGACGCCCAGGGAGTCCCCGACGAAAATGCCGTTTGTGAGATCATCGTGAATGCAGAGGCAGTGGGAGGCGTGACCCGGGGTCTCCAGGAGGGTCAGGGTTCTTTTACCGAGCGGAACACGCTGGGCGTCTTTTGCCGTCGCAATCTTTTCTTCAGGGATGGGCAGGAACTCGCAGGGATGGAAGGGGTGTGCCATGCGGGCCTTCTGTGTAGCCGCCTTCAAGTCAGCAGGAGCCGCGAGGTGGGGAGCGCCTTTCGGGTGGACGATCACCCGGGCGTCCGGAAAAAGCTCCAGGAGCCAGCCTGCACCTCCCGCGTGGTCAACGTGGATATGGGTTAAAATAAGATACTGGAGTTCACCGCTGCCAAGACCGGTTTCCTGTAACCCCCGGCTTACGCAGTTCCTGCTGTGCGCCGCTCCCGTGTCAATGAGGGCGGATCTTTCATCACGCACAAGATAAACCGAAGTCCGGTTGAGAATCCCCATGTCAAAGGCATCGATGAGAAACACCTTTTCTGCTACTTCCCGAACAACCAGCTTAACCACTCCTTCATGATAAATTACAGTCCGCTTTTAGCAATCAGGTAGATTCCGATTAAGATCAGACACCCGCCGAACCACCCCGTCCAACTCACCTTTTCGTGGAAAAGCACTACCCCGGCTGCCATTCCAAGAATGTAAGCCAGGCTTTGCAGGGGATAAAGGGTGCTCAGGGCGGCGCGGGAAAGGGCGGCCAGCCAGATGACTGTGGCTGCGCCAAAAAGAAGAATTCCGCCCCAAATCCAGGGAGAAACAAAGAGACGGGGGAGCGCGCTCAAGTCGAGACTGCCGAGCCGGTTAACCCCCGTTTTCCAGAGAATCTGGCCCGCCACTAGAAGGACGACATTGGTTACCACCAACCCCAGTGTTTTATCCAACATCCTCTTGCTCTCCTCCCTTTTCTTCTCTAAGTTCGTAACGCAGCAGGGCGACCTCCTGGGTCAGCCGGACCAACCGCCTGGAGAGCTGGGAGAACACCGCCGAGAATCTCAGCGGTTTTTCATCTCATCACTTTTCGCTCCTTCGCATCTTAAATCCTGCCGGTGCTGTACAAATCTTTTCCAGGAATGTATAATCAAGTTGACGTAAGGTGGTGGTGGGAGTGCTTTTCCAGAGGTTTTTTCGCGCACTTTTCCGCCAGGAGATTCTTCTCTTTCAGCTTCTCTGTCTTGCTCTGGTTCTGCGGTTTTATGTAGTTGTCGTCCAGGGCCCGTCTCTGGAGCTGGCCTCAGATGATATAATGTACCGGCGGAGCGCCGGAATCCTTGTTGCTTACCACAGATTTACCACGTTTGACCCTGACCGTTCCAGCGCCTACGTGATGCCGGGATATCCTCTTTTTTTAAGTATCTTTTACATCCTCCCCGACTTTCTTCCCCGGGAACTCTTGATCCGGATTGCCCAGGGTCTCCTGTCTGTGCTCCAGCTCTTTTTTATCGGGGCGATCGCCCGGAGGCTTGAATTGGGGTACTGGGGGCTGCTCGCTCTCGGGGTCGCCGCCCTTTACCCGCCGCTGGTGGCGCTCCCCGGGTACTTTTTGACCGAAAGCCTCTTTGGCCTCCTGGTGACCGCTGCAGTTTATTGTAGCCTTGATTTCTTTAATAGACCGATTCTTTCCACCACTCCCTCCGGCAGGCGCACCTTACTGTGGCACACTTGTTTACTTGGCCTCCTCTGTGGATTTACGGCTCTGGTTCGTCCTACCATTCTCCCCTTGCCGGTTTTATGTTTAGGGGTGATTTTTCTCCGTTCTGGAGAAGGGCGCGCCAAAACCGGATTCTTGTACCGTCTTTTCGAGAGAGAGAGGCGGCGCCTGGGTTTCGTTCTCCTCCTCTGTTTCTGCTTGCCCTTGCTCCCCTGGTGGATGCGGAACGCAGTTGTTTTCCAGCAGTTCATTCCCCTTTCCTCGGAAGGGGGTTCTCCCCTGTTGCTGGGAACCTACCCGAAGGGGTTGCCCCAGGGTTATGCTCCTGACTGGCCCTACAGCAAAAACGAAATGGAGATGAACAGGGCACGTACAGAGCTTGCCTGGCAGCGCATCAAGGCCGGCTTCACCCGGGAGACCGGGAATTACTTGTATTACTACCTGATCCGCAAGCCTTATTTCCTCTGGATCGTCCCCTTTTACCCCCGGTCGGTGCTTGGAATTGCGGGTTCTCACTTGCTTCTTTTTCAATTCGCCGTTTTCGTCCTGGCGGTTTTAGGAGCCGCTCTCCTGGTCCTTTCCCGGCAGGGAGCAGGCGTGTTCCTAACCGCCTTTCTTGCCGCTTACACCCTGGAGCACATGGTCTACTTCAGCTACGGCCGCTACGGCCTCCCTTTGCTTCCCCTGGTCTTCCTCCTGGCAACGCTCCCCTTGCAGCGGAGCGCCGCCGCACTGGTGAAGTTCCGGCGAATGATAGACTTGCGCCAACCGCCGGGCGGCAACGGGAATACCGGTACAGGATCATACTTCTCTTGTTATTGTTTAGAAGTCACTCGAATTGTTTGTTGTCGGGGGTATAACCCCCGGCAACATTAGCCCGACAAGGAAATCCACCAAGCGGATTGACGGCGCGGTAGCGCTGATTATGGCGCTGGACAAGGCAATCCGTCAATAATGGGAACAGCGGAAGTGTGTATGATGACCGGGGGATCTTAATTATCTAGCAGCCTTGATAACTTAGCATAATTATGATAAAATTGTGCTAAACTAACTATGGAGGTGTTATTTTATGCCGCAGATCAGACCGGTATCCGACTTGCGGAATAATTTCGCCGAGATTTCAAGGGTCGTCCACGAAACTTCCGAGCCTGTGTTTCTGACTAAAAACGGATATGGCGATATGGTTGTCATGAGTTTTGAAGCCTATGAAAAGCTGCAATTTGAAAGTGAGATATATTTCAAGTTAAAAGAAGCGGAGCTACAAGCAAAACTAATAAATCAGCGATTTTGCCATAAAGAAGTGTTCGACAGCTTGCGGCAGACCCTGCAGAAAAAAGCGGATGGCAAGAATGTATGAAATCACTTACCTTCCGGTTGCAAAACAAGATATAACGGACATTATCCTATATATATCCGACCAGTTGAAAGCGCCGAAGGCAGTGATGGATTTACTGGATGCATTTGATCATTCGATTTCCCTATTAAGGGAATTCCCTTACGCGTACAAGCTTTACCGTCCGGTAAAGGCGTTGGGGGAAGAGTACCGAATGCTGCCTGTGAAAAACTATGCCGTTTTTTTTGTTGTACGCGAGCAAGAGAAAGTCGTTGAAATCCATCGTGTAATTTAATCTCTTCCCGTTGCCAGGTAAGGGAGCGAATTAGGCGAAAATACCTGAAAACCCGGAATAGAAAGGCATAGTGTTTTATCCAACATCCTCTTGCTCTCCTCCCTTTTCTTCTCTAAGTTCGTAACGCAGCAGGGCGACCTCCTGGGTCAGCCGGACCACCCGCCTGGAGAGTTGGGAGAGCACCACCGAGAAATGAAGCAGGAGGACAAAGCAGAACATGATCGCCACGAAAAATAAGAGCGAAGGGGGGTAATAAATCTTCAGGATCCCGGCCAGCCGGTCCAGCAGAGAAGGCCCAAGTGCGAGCACGATGATCACCAGGGCGGCGAAAAGCCAGAGGAGGGCGTAGCGCTCCTGCAGATTTCCGTTCCGGACCAGCCTGAGTACCACCAGCAAGAAGAGAAGGCCGATGATGACGGCGCCGGTGTAGATGTCAAAATGCATTTTTTTCGGTCCTCCACTTGATGTTTTTAAAAATGGCGAGAGATACCTTGAGCATGTAATAGAGAGAGCGCCCCAGGGTAATGGAAGACGAGCCGTGGGCGCGTTCAAGCATCCGGACCGGAACCTCCTTCAGTCGTTTCTTTAAAAAGCGGAGCTGGGCGAGGACTTCCACCTCGGGGTAATCGGTAGGGTATTCCTGAGCGAAGAGGTGGATTAATTCTTTGTTTGCGGCGCGGTACCCGCTCGTGGTATCGGTAATCAAGCGCTTGTAGAGCAGGGAAATGATCGAAGTAAAAACAATCATCCCCAGCCGCCGCAAAAGCGGAACGCGGTACCCGGCGCTGCCAAGAAACCGGGAACCCAGCACAAGGTCTGCCTCGCCGGCGAGCAGCGGCCGGAGGAGCTGCTCCAGGCTGGCGGGATCGTGCTGGCCGTCTCCGTCAACCTGAACCGCAATGTCGTAGTTGTAGGCTGCGGCGTAGCGGTAGCCGGTTTGGACCGCCCCTCCGATGCCCAGGTTAAAGGGGAGATCGACGACCGCAGCTCCCGCTGCAGCGGCCACCTCCCCCGTCCTGTCCTGAGAGCCGTCGTTGACCACCAGCACGTCGACGCCCTGCAGTTTCAACCCCTGCACCACTTCCCCCACCGTCTTCTCTTCGTTGTAGGCCGGGACGATGGCCAGCACCCGCGTTTCCCCCCGCGTGCACTCCTCGTTCTTCATCTCTTGAACACCACATTTCACCAATTTTTCACCCGGTTACTTTTCGCCTCTTTGTGTCTTAAATCCTGCCGGTGCTGTACAAATCTTTTCCGGAAATATATAATCAAGTTCGGGGTAAGGTGATGGGATGCTTTTCCAGAGGTTTCTTCGCACATTTTTCCGCCAGGAAATTATTCTTTTCCAGCTTCTTTATCTTGCTCTGGTTCTGCGTTTTTATGTGGTTGCTGTACAGGGCCCGTCTCTGGAGCTGGCCTCAGATGATTTAATGTACCGGCGGAGCGCCGGAATCCTTGTTGCTTACCACAGATTCACCACGTTTGACCCTGATCGTTCCAGCGCCTACGTGATGCCGGGATATCCTCTTTTTTTAAGCATCTTTTACATCCTCCCCGGCTCTCTTCCCCGGGAACTCTTGATCCGGATTGCCCAGGGTCTCCTGTCTGTGCTCCAGCTCTTTTTTATAGGGATGATCGCCCGGAGGCTCACCTTGGGGTACTGGGGGCTGCTCGCTCTCGGGGTCGCCGCCTTTTACCCGCCGCTGGTGGCGCTCCCCGGGTACTTTTTGACCGAAAGCCTTTTTGGCCTCCTGGCGACCGCTGCAGTTTATTATAGCCTTGATTTCCTGGATAGGCTGAATCTTTCCGCCGCTCCCTCCGGCGGGCGCACCTTACTGCGGCACACTTGTTTACTTGGCCTCCTCTGTGGATTTGCGGCTCTGGTTCGTCCCACCATTCTCCCCTTGCCGGTTTTATGTTTAGGGGCGATTTTTCTCCGTTCTGGAGAAGGGCGCGCCAAAACCGGATTCTTGTACCGTCTTTTCGAGAGAGAGAGGTGGCGCCTGGGTTTCGTTCTCCTCCTCTGTTTCTGCTTGCCCTTGCTCCCCTGGTGGATGCGGAACGCAGTTGTTTTCCAGCAGTTCATTCCCCTTTCCTCGGAAGGGGGTTCTCCCCTGTTGCTGGGAACCTACCCGAAGGGGCTGCCCCAGGGTTATGCTCCTGACTGGCCCTACAGCAAAAACGAAATGGAGATGAACAGGGCGCGTTTATTTAAATTGTTTGTCGTCGGGGGTAGATAGTTTAATAAATATAAACAAGGGCAAATTTTTGATGGTAGCAACCGTATTGTTGTTGTGTTTTATATTTTCCATTGGCAGTCTTCTTGCTATAAGGCCTTCTTACTTAAAACAAAATAGGGTTCAAGGGACGGTAGCTTCCGGGTGCCAGGTGGCGGTAGTTTTTTTTCACCAAATACAGGAAAAGCCGGGGCCCTATACCGTTTCCTTGAAAGAATTCCGGCAAACACTCGAATCCCTACAAAGGGCCGGCTACGTATTCATCACCCTGGACCAATTCCTTGCTTTTGTTGAGGGGCGAGGTGATGTGCCGCCTGGCGCTGTTCTCCTGGCGGCAGACGATGGGTATGAGAGCATTTATAGTTCTGTGTTTCCAATTCTGAAGGCTTACCGTGTTCCTCTGGTTGTCTTCCCTATCACCAAGTGGCTCGCCCCGGTGCGCCGTGAGGAGCCCCACCTGCCAAAGTTTTCTCCGGAGCAGTTGCGGTTGATGGTAGCGAGCGAGCTTGTTGCCGTGGGTTCCCACACTCACGAGGGGCACAGTACCGTTGGCGGTCAGCCGTACTACCAGGCAAAACTCTATAGTCTCTGGACGAGCCGACCTGAAACTGGAGACGAGCGCCAGGCTCGGATCTGGACCGATCTTGTGGTATCCCGCGCTGTTCTCGAGGAGATCATTGGGAGGTCGCCGTCCGCACTTTCCCTTCCCTTCGGTTACACGGGCAGGGAGGTCCGGGAGGCCGCCCGGATGGCTGGTTTCCGCTACATGTTTACCGGGCGGGAAGGATTGGTGGATCGGAAAACCGACCTCATGGACCTTCCTCGCGTCAGATGGGAGCGAGGGCCGC
Proteins encoded in this window:
- the sigI gene encoding RNA polymerase sigma-I factor gives rise to the protein MGTRESELLSSVRKAQEGDEEARNLLIQAYTPFILKIAAATCGRYLKVGEDDEASIAMIAFNEAINNYDQERNVSFLSFSEILIKRRLIDHYRKENKGSKVIPLSSLEDREGEGDIGFVTLAQRQAAQLFQEQREASERRAEILQFTQILKEFGISFRELVQISPRHEDARVRAIEVAFVVAGCREYRNHLLTKKELPLKKLEKHVKVSRRTLERQRKYIIAVALILIYDLAYLKEYLAKPSGMGGGNDE
- a CDS encoding MBL fold metallo-hydrolase, producing MVKLVVREVAEKVFLIDAFDMGILNRTSVYLVRDERSALIDTGAAHSRNCVSRGLQETGLGSGELQYLILTHIHVDHAGGAGWLLELFPDARVIVHPKGAPHLAAPADLKAATQKARMAHPFHPCEFLPIPEEKIATAKDAQRVPLGKRTLTLLETPGHASHCLCIHDDLTNGIFVGDSLGVKIDHVRDHQKYEIFLPAMVPPRFEPQEALRSADKLAALRPKWFYYSHFGASPETGRLLAKYRNVVGRALELAENLIKEGADETTACTHLYNWLLRDVLEIPQEVLGKITAEIKLSLELNIHGLVRYIAGKRGA
- a CDS encoding EamA family transporter, encoding MLDKTLGLVVTNVVLLVAGQILWKTGVNRLGSLDLSALPRLFVSPWIWGGILLFGAATVIWLAALSRAALSTLYPLQSLAYILGMAAGVVLFHEKVSWTGWFGGCLILIGIYLIAKSGL
- a CDS encoding type II toxin-antitoxin system Phd/YefM family antitoxin: MPQIRPVSDLRNNFAEISRVVHETSEPVFLTKNGYGDMVVMSFEAYEKLQFESEIYFKLKEAELQAKLINQRFCHKEVFDSLRQTLQKKADGKNV
- a CDS encoding type II toxin-antitoxin system RelE/ParE family toxin — protein: MYEITYLPVAKQDITDIILYISDQLKAPKAVMDLLDAFDHSISLLREFPYAYKLYRPVKALGEEYRMLPVKNYAVFFVVREQEKVVEIHRVI
- a CDS encoding DUF2304 domain-containing protein gives rise to the protein MHFDIYTGAVIIGLLFLLVVLRLVRNGNLQERYALLWLFAALVIIVLALGPSLLDRLAGILKIYYPPSLLFFVAIMFCFVLLLHFSVVLSQLSRRVVRLTQEVALLRYELREEKGGEQEDVG
- a CDS encoding glycosyltransferase family 2 protein, which produces MKNEECTRGETRVLAIVPAYNEEKTVGEVVQGLKLQGVDVLVVNDGSQDRTGEVAAAAGAAVVDLPFNLGIGGAVQTGYRYAAAYNYDIAVQVDGDGQHDPASLEQLLRPLLAGEADLVLGSRFLGSAGYRVPLLRRLGMIVFTSIISLLYKRLITDTTSGYRAANKELIHLFAQEYPTDYPEVEVLAQLRFLKKRLKEVPVRMLERAHGSSSITLGRSLYYMLKVSLAIFKNIKWRTEKNAF
- a CDS encoding polysaccharide deacetylase family protein, producing MPPGAVLLAADDGYESIYSSVFPILKAYRVPLVVFPITKWLAPVRREEPHLPKFSPEQLRLMVASELVAVGSHTHEGHSTVGGQPYYQAKLYSLWTSRPETGDERQARIWTDLVVSRAVLEEIIGRSPSALSLPFGYTGREVREAARMAGFRYMFTGREGLVDRKTDLMDLPRVRWERGPLLKQLKDLGHQPGPPPRYKKDPLMRTFAGQVPFQSVVNRLLPIS